Proteins from a genomic interval of Sphingobacterium sp. SYP-B4668:
- a CDS encoding DUF2306 domain-containing protein, whose product MERLIRSNAMLLLWLLVFGYSFVLMGEITWRYRYFDLEANFLLIKQTEISTHSWYKYAFYVHVCSAILTLLAGFTQFNISLLRHSPVWHRRLGYVYVIGVVFFAAPSGILIGLHANGGIWAQVAFVILGILWLLFTVLAFWTATKRNLKAHQKYMYRSFALTCSALTLRYWKVVLVYFFAPNPMDLYQVIAWLGWIPNLIVVEFILVWKFRELKDVSTI is encoded by the coding sequence ATGGAAAGGTTGATTCGCTCCAATGCTATGCTATTACTATGGTTGCTGGTCTTCGGCTATAGCTTCGTGCTAATGGGTGAGATTACTTGGCGGTACCGTTACTTCGATTTGGAAGCCAATTTTCTATTGATTAAGCAGACAGAAATATCCACACACTCTTGGTATAAATACGCATTTTATGTACATGTATGTAGCGCCATTCTTACACTACTTGCCGGATTTACCCAATTCAACATTAGCCTTCTTCGACATTCACCAGTATGGCATCGTCGCCTAGGATATGTCTATGTAATCGGAGTTGTCTTTTTTGCGGCTCCATCGGGCATCTTAATTGGATTGCATGCCAATGGTGGTATTTGGGCACAAGTAGCGTTTGTGATATTGGGTATACTATGGTTGTTATTTACAGTGCTTGCATTTTGGACAGCCACGAAGCGGAATCTTAAAGCCCATCAAAAATACATGTACCGAAGCTTCGCTTTGACGTGTTCGGCGCTTACACTCCGGTATTGGAAGGTGGTATTGGTTTACTTTTTTGCACCGAATCCTATGGACCTCTATCAAGTGATTGCGTGGCTGGGGTGGATTCCTAATCTGATCGTTGTAGAGTTTATTTTAGTTTGGAAGTTTAGGGAATTAAAAGATGTGAGCACGATTTGA
- a CDS encoding YARHG domain-containing protein, with protein sequence MKRVLVLSFLLLLVLSSCEQRKKKESSLVGRDSLKIEHEVKKELYGNWVGDFDVDEELYELLALNDDLPQDFDYNPKINLSLKRITADTVLGQNVVKGNMRPLIGRMEENGASVSFIMDEPGDKRSDGRFEFRLEGDTLIGTWTAFDNKVKIKKRKFKLLKKQFAYNPNLMLPNEVELVDWKTSERREETVEDGDSTITFVNDFYRAASDAVFSINASKQKLTEAELKNLKRLDLEIIRNTIFARHGYAFTKSGVRQFFDPVEWYVPISNEVSQELTQLEKDNISLLKKFEKYAEDNYDYFGR encoded by the coding sequence ATGAAGAGAGTATTAGTATTATCCTTCCTTTTATTACTTGTCCTATCGTCTTGTGAACAAAGGAAAAAGAAAGAATCAAGCCTAGTAGGCAGAGATTCGTTGAAAATTGAGCATGAAGTAAAAAAAGAGTTATATGGTAATTGGGTAGGCGATTTTGATGTGGATGAGGAATTATACGAGCTCCTTGCTCTTAATGATGATTTGCCACAGGACTTTGATTACAATCCGAAAATCAACTTGTCTCTAAAGCGGATTACCGCCGATACGGTGTTGGGGCAGAATGTCGTCAAAGGCAATATGCGTCCGCTAATAGGTCGAATGGAGGAAAATGGTGCTTCCGTCTCCTTCATCATGGACGAGCCAGGAGATAAGAGATCAGATGGACGCTTTGAATTTAGGCTGGAAGGGGATACACTCATTGGCACTTGGACCGCTTTTGATAACAAAGTCAAAATAAAAAAGCGAAAATTTAAGCTTTTGAAAAAACAGTTTGCCTATAACCCAAATCTTATGTTGCCCAATGAAGTCGAGTTGGTAGATTGGAAGACTAGCGAACGACGTGAAGAGACTGTCGAAGACGGAGATTCGACGATTACGTTTGTAAATGATTTTTATCGAGCAGCATCCGATGCTGTGTTTAGCATTAATGCCTCTAAACAGAAGTTGACAGAAGCCGAATTGAAGAATTTGAAGAGGTTGGATCTGGAAATTATTCGAAATACCATTTTCGCTAGACATGGTTACGCATTTACAAAAAGTGGTGTAAGACAATTTTTTGATCCTGTAGAATGGTATGTGCCCATTTCCAATGAAGTGAGCCAAGAATTGACTCAACTTGAAAAAGACAATATATCGTTGTTGAAAAAATTTGAAAAATATGCAGAAGATAATTACGATTATTTTGGAAGATAG
- the glgB gene encoding 1,4-alpha-glucan branching protein GlgB, with product MSQSVEIFSLFTDYDVSLFRAGKHYKLYEKFGAHAITVAHVEGVYFAVWAPNAKRVTVVGNFNGWNANCHSLFVRWDGSGIWEGFIPHLANGEVYKYHIETYAGEVLEKGDPFALQWEIPPQTASVVASTWYEWKDEDWMQKRYLRNGLNQPYSVYEMHIGSWMRSPDHPDRLFNYRDVAAHLIPYVKEMGFTHVEFLPIMEHPYYPSWGYQITGYFATSSRYGSPQDLMYLIEELHKNDIGVILDWVPSHFPGDGHGLHRFDGSYLYEHEDPKKGFHPDWKSYIFNYGRNEVRAFLISNAVFWLERFHADGLRVDAVASMLYLDYSRNEGEWIPNEFGGRENLEAVDFLKEFNEVIYSYFPDVQTIAEESTSWPGVSKPTYTGGLGFGMKWMMGWMHDTLDYFKENPVNRKYHHHKMTFATVYAYHENFMLPLSHDEVVHGKRSLIYRMPGDEWQKFANLRALYLYMFTFSGSKLLFMGDEFGQTGEWNAEQSLDWHLLEHAPHRGMKRFVSDLHALYKSQPALYQLSFEQSGFQWIELGDADQSIFVYHRRGYDANDCLLVVLNLTPIVRESFRVGVGHSGTWEVMLNSDDLKYHGSGIVTDTAETEPIHWMGQTQSMLVNLPPLGGVVLRRKLVEDTSFPAKPLSTRSPLH from the coding sequence ATGAGTCAATCTGTAGAAATTTTTTCATTATTCACGGATTATGATGTTTCGCTGTTTCGAGCTGGGAAGCATTATAAATTGTACGAAAAATTTGGAGCCCATGCCATTACGGTGGCCCATGTTGAAGGTGTTTATTTTGCTGTTTGGGCACCCAATGCAAAACGAGTGACTGTCGTTGGCAACTTTAACGGTTGGAATGCTAATTGCCACAGCCTATTTGTCCGTTGGGATGGAAGTGGCATTTGGGAAGGATTCATTCCCCACTTGGCAAATGGGGAAGTGTATAAGTATCATATAGAGACCTATGCGGGGGAAGTGCTGGAAAAAGGAGATCCTTTTGCTTTGCAGTGGGAGATTCCACCTCAGACAGCATCTGTCGTCGCTTCTACCTGGTATGAGTGGAAGGACGAAGATTGGATGCAAAAGAGATATCTCCGCAACGGCTTAAATCAGCCCTATTCAGTTTATGAGATGCATATAGGCTCATGGATGCGTAGTCCAGATCATCCAGATAGACTATTTAACTATCGCGATGTGGCGGCTCACTTGATACCCTATGTTAAAGAGATGGGATTTACCCATGTCGAGTTTTTACCCATCATGGAGCATCCCTATTATCCCTCATGGGGCTACCAGATTACAGGATACTTTGCGACAAGCTCGCGTTATGGGAGCCCTCAGGATTTGATGTATTTGATAGAAGAGCTACATAAGAATGATATTGGTGTTATTTTAGATTGGGTTCCATCACATTTTCCTGGAGATGGCCATGGACTACACCGCTTCGACGGTAGTTATTTGTATGAGCATGAGGACCCGAAGAAAGGTTTTCATCCAGATTGGAAATCCTATATCTTTAATTACGGACGTAACGAGGTTCGCGCATTCCTGATCAGCAATGCCGTTTTTTGGTTGGAACGTTTCCATGCCGATGGTCTGCGTGTAGATGCTGTAGCTTCTATGTTATATCTTGATTATTCTAGAAATGAGGGGGAATGGATTCCCAACGAATTTGGAGGACGCGAGAATTTGGAAGCGGTGGATTTTTTAAAAGAGTTTAATGAGGTGATATATAGCTATTTTCCAGACGTTCAAACCATTGCCGAAGAGTCTACTTCTTGGCCTGGCGTGAGCAAGCCGACCTATACTGGGGGCTTGGGGTTCGGAATGAAATGGATGATGGGGTGGATGCATGATACATTGGATTATTTTAAAGAAAATCCCGTAAATCGCAAATATCATCATCATAAGATGACTTTTGCGACAGTATACGCGTATCATGAAAATTTTATGCTTCCACTATCGCACGATGAAGTTGTACACGGTAAACGTTCCTTAATTTACCGGATGCCAGGAGATGAATGGCAGAAGTTTGCTAATTTGAGAGCACTTTACCTTTATATGTTTACTTTTAGCGGCTCGAAGCTTCTCTTTATGGGAGATGAATTTGGACAGACCGGCGAATGGAATGCAGAGCAATCTCTAGATTGGCACCTGTTGGAACACGCTCCCCACAGAGGAATGAAAAGATTTGTTTCCGATTTGCATGCGTTATATAAGTCACAACCAGCACTTTATCAACTTAGTTTTGAACAGTCAGGATTCCAATGGATTGAATTGGGAGATGCCGATCAATCCATTTTTGTATACCATCGAAGAGGATATGATGCCAATGATTGCTTATTGGTTGTTTTGAATCTTACACCGATTGTTAGGGAAAGCTTTAGAGTAGGGGTTGGACATAGTGGGACTTGGGAAGTAATGCTCAACTCTGATGATTTAAAATACCATGGAAGCGGAATTGTCACGGACACAGCAGAAACTGAACCTATTCATTGGATGGGACAGACACAGTCGATGTTAGTCAATCTTCCTCCACTTGGAGGTGTTGTGTTAAGAAGGAAGCTTGTAGAAGACACTTCCTTTCCAGCGAAGCCACTATCTACAAGGAGCCCATTACATTGA
- a CDS encoding glycoside hydrolase family 31 protein, which yields MEEELKPIAVEPTTESSLEGDVHHVNNPVLDLPHIEKKYLGSVKSYLKHDKGYIFSDGSAKVEVTVVTDEIIRVRLAPKGSFLEDFSYAVPPSNLHSVLFDLEESEDFFAVKTNTVICKIKKQDFYISFEDRIGKVVNADYSSMHWEENPDFGGYYVYCTKKASSDEVFFGGGDKATNLNLRGKRIQNWNSDTYSYAFNQDPLYKTIPFYIGVHEGDAYGIFFDNTFKTYFDFAAENHDQTSFWSEGGELQYYYIHGPHMMDVVKRYHSITGTHYLPPMWAIGYHQCRWSYYPETMVRDVAKQFRQRSIPCDAIYLDIDYMDGYRCFTWNKQYFPNPKKMISDLASDGFKTVVMIDPGIKVDDNYWVFKEGQENKYFCRRGDDYFMEGFVWPGRCQFPDFTNPKVREWWGSLYKGLVEDGVAGFWNDMNEPAVFGRGTFPDDVRHYYEGHRGSHRKAHNIYGMQMVRATYDGLKKLYQNRRPFTITRAAYSGTQRYSSVWTGDNVATWEHLKIGTLQLQRLSVSGLSFCGTDIGGFTGEPDGELFTRWMQFGVFSPFMRVHSAGDTRDREPWSFGEDWELINRKFIELRYKLLPYIYSVFWEQHKYGLPILRPLAMLEQHIPKNLQREEEFAFGDKILVSPVLNPGQQEKIVYLPAGYWYYYFDNTGYEGAQEHVVHTPLDEMPVFIKHGSVIPEYPVMQYTGEKKLEHLKLNVYHTSGKEDSYVYADHGDTFAYEQNIYSEKHFIVDGSQGFLVITQHIEGLHSERFDNYHIYLVGMPTLPTSVSQDGVDIELQKDKQDNFFFVVEKEFRKIVVQ from the coding sequence ATGGAAGAAGAACTTAAACCTATTGCAGTAGAGCCTACGACTGAGAGCTCATTGGAGGGGGATGTCCATCATGTCAATAACCCAGTGTTGGATTTACCACATATTGAAAAAAAATATTTAGGTTCTGTAAAGTCCTATTTGAAACACGATAAGGGATACATTTTCTCAGATGGCAGCGCCAAGGTGGAGGTAACGGTTGTCACTGATGAGATTATTAGGGTGCGTCTAGCCCCTAAAGGATCTTTTTTGGAGGACTTTTCGTACGCCGTTCCGCCATCAAATCTACATTCTGTCCTTTTTGATTTAGAAGAAAGTGAGGATTTCTTTGCAGTAAAGACCAACACTGTCATTTGCAAAATCAAAAAGCAAGATTTCTATATTTCATTTGAAGATCGAATAGGTAAGGTCGTGAATGCAGATTACTCGTCTATGCATTGGGAAGAAAATCCTGATTTTGGGGGATATTATGTGTATTGTACGAAAAAAGCTTCTAGTGATGAAGTCTTTTTTGGAGGTGGAGACAAGGCTACAAATTTAAATCTTAGAGGAAAACGCATACAAAATTGGAATTCGGATACCTATTCATATGCATTCAATCAAGATCCATTGTACAAAACAATACCGTTTTACATAGGTGTACATGAGGGCGATGCCTATGGGATTTTCTTTGACAACACATTTAAGACCTATTTCGATTTTGCGGCAGAAAATCATGATCAAACAAGTTTTTGGTCTGAAGGAGGAGAGTTACAGTATTATTACATCCATGGCCCTCACATGATGGACGTCGTAAAGCGGTACCATAGTATTACGGGCACCCATTATTTACCTCCAATGTGGGCCATCGGTTACCACCAATGTCGGTGGAGCTATTATCCCGAGACAATGGTAAGAGATGTTGCCAAGCAGTTCAGGCAGCGTAGTATTCCTTGTGATGCCATCTACCTTGATATTGATTACATGGACGGTTATAGATGCTTCACTTGGAATAAACAATATTTTCCAAATCCCAAAAAGATGATTTCGGACTTAGCCTCGGACGGGTTCAAGACTGTTGTCATGATTGATCCAGGTATCAAAGTGGATGATAATTATTGGGTGTTCAAGGAAGGACAGGAAAATAAGTATTTCTGTCGCCGGGGGGATGACTATTTTATGGAGGGGTTTGTCTGGCCTGGCCGGTGCCAATTTCCTGATTTTACCAACCCTAAAGTTCGTGAATGGTGGGGCAGTCTTTACAAGGGATTGGTTGAAGACGGTGTCGCTGGATTCTGGAATGATATGAATGAACCAGCGGTGTTCGGAAGAGGTACTTTCCCCGATGACGTAAGACATTATTATGAAGGTCATAGGGGGTCGCATCGGAAAGCTCATAATATATATGGGATGCAGATGGTCCGTGCCACTTATGACGGACTTAAAAAGCTCTACCAAAATAGGCGACCTTTTACGATTACTAGAGCCGCCTATTCGGGTACACAGCGTTATTCTTCGGTTTGGACAGGAGATAATGTGGCTACTTGGGAACATCTCAAGATAGGTACCCTTCAACTGCAACGTCTTTCGGTGTCTGGCCTGTCGTTTTGTGGTACTGATATCGGTGGATTTACAGGTGAGCCTGATGGAGAGTTGTTCACCCGGTGGATGCAGTTTGGTGTATTTTCTCCTTTTATGAGAGTGCATTCTGCTGGTGATACTCGTGATAGAGAGCCTTGGAGCTTTGGCGAAGATTGGGAGCTAATTAATCGCAAATTTATTGAGTTGAGATACAAGTTGTTACCTTACATTTACTCGGTTTTCTGGGAGCAGCACAAGTATGGTCTACCTATTTTGAGACCATTGGCAATGTTGGAGCAGCATATTCCAAAGAATTTGCAACGTGAAGAAGAGTTTGCTTTCGGGGATAAAATTCTCGTATCACCTGTACTTAATCCTGGTCAGCAGGAGAAGATTGTGTATTTGCCAGCCGGCTATTGGTATTATTATTTTGATAATACGGGCTACGAAGGTGCGCAGGAGCACGTCGTCCATACTCCTTTGGATGAAATGCCAGTTTTTATCAAACATGGGAGCGTCATACCCGAATACCCCGTCATGCAATATACAGGGGAGAAAAAACTAGAACATCTCAAGTTGAATGTATACCATACGAGTGGCAAAGAAGATTCTTATGTCTATGCTGATCACGGTGATACCTTTGCTTATGAGCAAAATATATACTCCGAAAAACATTTTATAGTGGACGGGAGTCAAGGCTTTTTAGTCATCACCCAACATATTGAAGGGCTTCATTCTGAACGATTTGACAACTATCACATTTACTTGGTGGGAATGCCTACTTTACCAACATCAGTTAGTCAGGATGGAGTCGATATTGAACTTCAAAAAGATAAACAGGATAACTTTTTCTTTGTTGTTGAAAAAGAATTTAGAAAAATAGTAGTTCAATAA